One genomic window of Psychrobacillus sp. INOP01 includes the following:
- a CDS encoding erythromycin esterase family protein, with translation MFKIKSLIEAIKKFALPFNTPEDFTPLLKAIGDAKIVLLGEASHGTSEFYKVRAELSKRLIEDKGFTLIAVEGDWPSTQRVNRFIKGYDTEANKQNVLNAFERWPTWMWANEEIFELVKWLEKHNKKLEGNRKTGVYGVDVYSLWESLDEVVSYLGKTNPEGTDMAFAKKAISCFEPFNRHPETYAFSSIHISDACVEEVAKLVSSIRINEKHYEGGQEADLNLKINALVAQNAEEYYRAMVRSDELSWNVRDEHMVEVINEIMDYHGKGAKIIIWAHNTHIGDASATDMKEEGLTNVGEILRLQNNPENVYSVGFGTHRGEVIAADEWGTIPKKMTVPPARKDTWEDMLHRVEATDKLLLFDEENRTFFNNWIGHRAIGVVYNPDFEAYGNYVPSKIGSRYDAFIFIDKTKALSPIQENE, from the coding sequence GTGTTTAAGATAAAATCTCTTATAGAAGCTATTAAAAAGTTTGCACTGCCATTTAATACTCCCGAGGATTTTACCCCTCTATTAAAAGCGATTGGAGATGCGAAAATTGTTCTATTGGGGGAAGCTAGTCACGGGACATCGGAATTTTATAAAGTTCGAGCAGAGTTATCAAAGCGACTCATAGAAGATAAGGGATTTACTCTAATTGCGGTAGAAGGGGATTGGCCATCCACTCAGCGAGTAAATAGATTTATAAAAGGATACGATACAGAGGCTAACAAACAAAATGTACTAAATGCGTTCGAACGCTGGCCGACATGGATGTGGGCAAATGAAGAGATTTTTGAATTAGTTAAGTGGTTAGAAAAACATAATAAGAAATTAGAAGGTAACAGGAAAACGGGAGTTTATGGAGTCGATGTGTATAGTTTATGGGAATCTCTAGATGAGGTTGTAAGCTATTTGGGTAAAACAAATCCGGAAGGAACAGATATGGCTTTTGCGAAGAAAGCAATTTCCTGTTTTGAGCCTTTTAATCGTCATCCCGAAACGTATGCTTTTTCTTCCATTCACATTTCTGATGCATGTGTGGAGGAAGTGGCGAAGTTAGTTTCTTCAATTCGTATAAACGAAAAGCATTATGAAGGTGGTCAGGAAGCAGATTTAAATTTAAAGATAAATGCTTTAGTTGCTCAAAATGCGGAAGAATACTACCGAGCTATGGTTCGTAGTGATGAACTTTCATGGAATGTTCGTGATGAGCATATGGTCGAAGTGATTAATGAAATAATGGATTATCATGGTAAAGGTGCGAAAATAATAATTTGGGCACATAACACCCATATTGGAGATGCATCCGCAACGGATATGAAAGAAGAAGGTCTGACAAACGTGGGGGAAATTCTTCGTCTACAGAACAACCCCGAAAATGTGTATTCGGTGGGATTTGGTACACATAGAGGTGAGGTTATTGCAGCAGACGAGTGGGGGACTATTCCTAAGAAAATGACTGTGCCACCTGCAAGAAAAGATACATGGGAAGATATGCTGCATCGTGTTGAAGCTACAGATAAGCTTCTGCTTTTTGATGAGGAGAATCGAACATTCTTTAATAATTGGATTGGGCATCGGGCTATTGGAGTCGTGTATAATCCAGACTTCGAAGCTTATGGAAATTATGTACCTTCTAAAATCGGGAGCAGATACGATGCCTTTATTTTTATAGATAAAACAAAAGCATTGTCACCAATTCAAGAAAATGAATAA
- a CDS encoding DUF1129 family protein: MKASELIVQNNQKRGLLTEENEKYYTNLLLYIRTKLTLSEQQSEEVLMEMLDHLIEGQKDGKTAKEIFGNDPKGYAEEICNHLPRENKRNSFISMSEVALNIIGWFLIMRSIIIPIIGGETSEKVYVISSLLLIILIVIMTAFGVKMIFGLISQTSFDENATDKKMMFKAGLYGAGGFLVIAIISFFVKEIGPSFILPWQVSLGVGFILILISWLMKKYKL, from the coding sequence TTGAAAGCAAGTGAGTTAATAGTACAAAACAACCAAAAAAGAGGGTTACTGACAGAGGAAAATGAGAAGTATTACACGAATTTACTACTCTATATCCGAACAAAGTTAACCTTATCTGAGCAGCAATCAGAGGAAGTTTTGATGGAAATGTTAGATCATCTTATAGAAGGTCAGAAGGACGGGAAAACTGCGAAAGAAATCTTTGGTAATGACCCTAAGGGGTATGCAGAGGAGATCTGTAATCATTTGCCACGTGAAAATAAACGTAATAGCTTCATATCCATGAGTGAAGTAGCTTTAAATATTATTGGATGGTTTTTAATAATGCGAAGTATAATTATCCCCATAATCGGAGGTGAAACCTCGGAAAAAGTGTATGTCATTTCTTCCCTACTTCTCATTATATTGATAGTGATTATGACAGCATTTGGAGTAAAAATGATTTTCGGATTAATAAGTCAAACATCCTTTGATGAAAATGCTACTGACAAAAAAATGATGTTTAAGGCTGGTTTGTATGGGGCTGGTGGGTTTTTAGTTATTGCAATCATTAGCTTTTTTGTAAAGGAGATTGGACCATCCTTTATATTACCTTGGCAGGTTTCACTTGGTGTAGGTTTTATATTAATACTGATTTCATGGCTTATGAAAAAGTATAAATTGTAG
- a CDS encoding PadR family transcriptional regulator → MSIRSQLLKGILDGCVLAIIEKESVYGYELSKKLQKVGLEDVSEGTIYPVLLRLQKNKLIIGEMKPSESGPNRKYYSLTPAGKEALETISIEWNQLSVPINALLSKGDEMLESK, encoded by the coding sequence ATGTCCATTAGGAGTCAACTACTTAAAGGTATTCTTGATGGCTGCGTACTGGCCATTATCGAAAAAGAATCAGTATACGGTTATGAATTGTCTAAAAAGCTTCAAAAAGTGGGCTTAGAGGATGTGAGTGAAGGAACTATTTACCCTGTTTTATTGAGACTTCAAAAAAACAAGCTTATTATTGGTGAAATGAAGCCCTCAGAATCTGGACCTAACCGAAAATATTATTCATTAACTCCTGCTGGTAAGGAAGCTCTTGAAACAATTTCCATAGAGTGGAATCAGCTATCGGTACCTATTAATGCATTATTATCAAAAGGGGATGAAATGCTTGAAAGCAAGTGA
- the dacB gene encoding D-alanyl-D-alanine carboxypeptidase/D-alanyl-D-alanine-endopeptidase: MEIWKKLLISVVSIVTISGSVFISTSEDNTVEAATSYGSLKSAINNIMADSRMKSATTALTVRKASTGEIVYQYNGDKGITPASSLKLLTAAAALETLGEDYRFPTAVYTNGQVQNGTLNGNLYMRGKGDPTLLKSDFDNFANSLVKQGIKRISGNIVGDDSWYDSVRLSAGILAEDEPYYYAAPISALTVSPNSDFDAGSVIVQAIPSINGKATKVTLTPQTSVLQVVNKSRTVPKGYKNTLKITRQVGTNKVIISGNSPVGTYGTKEWISVTDPTLYVLDVFKKSLQAKGITFIPSSVVMKGKTPDNAKVLESKRSKPLKDIVIPFMKLSNNTHAEMLAKEMGKVKYGEGSWNAGLKVMREYANSIGLDSTKWKFEDASGMSYSNKITTRELSLLLYAVQSEPWYKTFSKSLPVAGISDRFVGGTLRNRLKTTGARGNITAKTGSLENIKSLAGYAKTKSGETLIFTVLTEKNKTSTIPALDRIATTIANHY; this comes from the coding sequence GTGGAAATTTGGAAAAAATTATTAATTTCTGTCGTTTCAATTGTAACAATCAGTGGTTCTGTTTTTATTTCTACAAGTGAGGATAATACTGTAGAGGCCGCAACTTCGTACGGCAGTCTAAAAAGTGCAATTAACAATATAATGGCAGATAGCCGTATGAAAAGTGCAACAACAGCTCTTACGGTAAGAAAAGCATCTACTGGTGAAATAGTATATCAATATAACGGAGATAAAGGGATAACGCCAGCGTCTTCATTAAAGCTTTTAACTGCAGCAGCAGCCTTAGAAACACTTGGGGAAGATTATCGTTTCCCAACAGCAGTATATACGAATGGACAAGTACAAAACGGTACATTAAATGGTAATTTGTATATGCGTGGTAAAGGTGATCCAACCTTATTGAAGTCCGACTTTGATAATTTCGCGAATAGTTTAGTAAAACAAGGTATTAAAAGAATTTCTGGAAATATAGTTGGGGATGATTCATGGTATGATTCCGTTCGGCTGTCTGCAGGTATTTTGGCGGAGGATGAGCCATATTATTATGCAGCACCTATTTCTGCTCTAACAGTTTCGCCGAATAGTGATTTTGACGCTGGATCGGTAATAGTCCAGGCGATACCTTCAATAAATGGGAAGGCAACTAAAGTAACGCTAACTCCTCAAACTAGTGTTTTACAGGTAGTGAATAAGTCCAGAACCGTTCCTAAAGGATACAAAAACACGTTGAAAATTACTCGACAGGTAGGCACTAATAAGGTAATTATTTCTGGAAACTCTCCAGTTGGAACTTACGGAACGAAGGAATGGATCTCTGTGACAGATCCCACATTATATGTATTGGATGTATTTAAAAAGTCATTACAAGCAAAGGGTATCACATTTATACCTTCGTCTGTGGTTATGAAAGGGAAGACACCCGACAATGCAAAGGTTTTAGAATCTAAAAGGTCAAAACCGCTAAAGGATATAGTCATTCCATTTATGAAGCTTAGTAATAATACACATGCGGAGATGCTAGCAAAAGAGATGGGAAAAGTGAAGTATGGAGAAGGAAGCTGGAATGCAGGTTTAAAAGTAATGAGAGAATATGCTAATTCTATTGGATTGGACAGTACTAAATGGAAATTCGAAGACGCATCAGGTATGTCATATTCAAACAAGATTACAACTAGGGAATTATCACTTTTACTTTATGCAGTTCAGTCAGAGCCTTGGTATAAGACTTTCAGTAAAAGCCTTCCAGTAGCGGGCATATCTGATCGTTTTGTAGGTGGGACCCTTCGGAATAGATTGAAAACTACTGGTGCTAGAGGTAACATAACAGCGAAAACTGGCAGTCTAGAAAATATAAAATCTCTCGCTGGATATGCAAAAACTAAAAGCGGTGAGACTCTTATATTTACCGTGTTAACAGAGAAAAATAAAACGAGCACAATCCCCGCTCTTGATAGGATTGCTACAACGATTGCTAATCATTATTAA
- a CDS encoding TetR/AcrR family transcriptional regulator → MARERKFTDDELFKSTKLLLIEDGYDSFTFSKLASMMEVSRGSIYKYYENKDELISEFLMYEMNYFLQGFSELDKSGDFQTQFSLVINFIFRHSEIHQILEIIHQIPKQSSHRVVSNQTELNTYYINMYKQFQGLIEQGKKERVIKSHLSDAIILGMIFQTIAIPNHFGIPKDEWVASIKEILSEGMFQKD, encoded by the coding sequence ATGGCGCGTGAGCGTAAATTTACTGATGATGAGTTATTTAAATCAACGAAGCTTTTGCTAATTGAGGATGGTTATGATTCCTTCACATTTAGCAAGTTAGCCTCGATGATGGAAGTTTCTCGAGGAAGTATATATAAATATTATGAGAACAAAGATGAATTGATATCGGAGTTTCTGATGTATGAAATGAATTACTTTCTCCAAGGTTTTAGTGAGCTTGATAAAAGTGGAGATTTTCAAACACAGTTTTCTCTAGTTATTAATTTTATTTTTAGACATAGTGAAATTCATCAGATATTAGAGATTATTCATCAAATTCCTAAACAATCTTCCCATCGCGTTGTCTCCAATCAGACAGAGTTAAATACATATTACATTAATATGTACAAACAATTCCAAGGGTTGATCGAGCAGGGGAAGAAAGAGCGAGTGATTAAAAGTCATCTATCTGATGCTATAATTCTTGGGATGATTTTTCAGACTATTGCTATTCCCAATCATTTTGGGATTCCTAAAGACGAATGGGTAGCTTCTATCAAAGAGATTTTAAGTGAAGGAATGTTTCAGAAAGATTAA
- a CDS encoding MMPL family transporter, protein MKKILGRVTDFVTTRKGMWITLSIWIALTVILTIFAPGSSDYKVSSVASLPEDAKSIIAQENIDEHFKDAESLPGILVLQSKEEIDIETLGAALDKVADIDINGLKEMVPFSSLPPQALEGFFSEDKKTSVIPISFITSLETSDLEESLAQVREIVAEETGSTVYMTGPAGIAVDTTNLFERADLVLILSTVGIILILLIVIYRSPLLALIPLLAAGIVYQVVNQILGMIGATGLELATQSLSIMSILLFAATIDYSLFVFSRYREELKNYETKFDAMKYAMRETGIPVFFAGGTVLAAMLVLFFASFGDYRNFAPIFGTTMFVIMFASVTLIPALFTLFGRKSFWPRVPKYGEKEVKANSLWSKIARFVVNKPVIAAVSILVILVVSALNLFNLKYEFDTIKSFPSDMPSREGYEVIEQEFEKGDLAPTTVLFESESEITEEMQASLVNQLLQQDLVSSVRASGTSEDGLAAQFQLTFEESPYSTESMDALEIMMEKADNIVNESDVDGELYFAGETASNLDDRSANSRDLIIIVLLETLLIFILLIVLTKSIKMPIYMMGTILLSFLAALGLGMFLTNLFFDIDTISNRVPLYSFVFLVALGIDYNIILISRYLEEREKHSVKEAVQIAVSHTGGVISSAGILLAATFAVLMTQPIQLLFVFGFIVAVGIILDTFLIRGILLPALIVLFEKDKK, encoded by the coding sequence TTGAAAAAGATACTAGGCAGAGTAACCGATTTTGTTACGACGCGAAAAGGTATGTGGATTACGTTAAGTATTTGGATCGCTCTAACAGTAATTCTTACAATATTTGCCCCAGGTTCAAGCGATTATAAGGTTTCTAGTGTAGCCTCGTTACCTGAGGATGCCAAGTCGATAATAGCCCAGGAGAATATTGATGAGCACTTTAAAGATGCTGAAAGTTTACCTGGAATTCTGGTTCTTCAGTCGAAAGAAGAAATAGATATTGAAACGCTTGGAGCAGCATTAGATAAAGTAGCTGATATAGATATAAATGGTTTAAAAGAAATGGTTCCGTTTAGTAGTCTGCCACCCCAGGCGTTAGAAGGCTTTTTCTCGGAAGATAAGAAAACGTCAGTTATTCCTATAAGCTTTATCACCTCTTTAGAAACTTCTGATTTAGAGGAGAGCTTGGCTCAGGTGAGGGAAATTGTAGCAGAGGAAACCGGTTCGACGGTTTATATGACAGGTCCTGCTGGAATTGCTGTAGATACAACAAATCTATTTGAACGTGCGGATCTGGTTTTAATCTTATCGACAGTAGGAATTATCCTTATCCTACTAATTGTCATTTATCGTTCGCCGCTATTAGCTCTAATTCCCTTACTAGCAGCAGGAATTGTTTACCAGGTTGTAAACCAAATACTTGGTATGATTGGCGCTACTGGCTTGGAGTTAGCTACTCAATCGTTATCGATAATGTCGATTCTGTTGTTTGCGGCAACAATTGATTATTCATTGTTTGTATTTTCTCGTTATAGAGAAGAGTTAAAGAACTATGAAACTAAATTCGATGCTATGAAGTATGCAATGCGTGAGACTGGAATTCCTGTATTCTTTGCAGGTGGTACAGTTTTAGCAGCAATGCTCGTGCTATTCTTTGCATCATTTGGAGATTATCGTAATTTCGCACCAATTTTCGGGACGACAATGTTTGTCATTATGTTTGCTTCTGTCACACTAATCCCAGCATTATTTACTCTTTTTGGACGTAAGTCTTTCTGGCCTCGTGTTCCGAAATATGGAGAAAAAGAAGTTAAAGCGAACTCATTATGGAGTAAAATTGCAAGGTTTGTAGTCAATAAACCAGTAATCGCTGCAGTGTCGATATTAGTTATTTTAGTAGTTTCCGCATTGAACTTATTCAATCTGAAATATGAGTTCGATACGATTAAATCTTTCCCAAGTGACATGCCGTCCCGTGAAGGATATGAAGTCATTGAACAGGAATTTGAAAAAGGGGATTTAGCTCCAACAACTGTCCTTTTTGAATCTGAAAGTGAAATTACAGAGGAAATGCAAGCAAGTCTAGTTAATCAGTTATTACAACAAGACTTAGTGAGCAGTGTTCGTGCTTCAGGAACTTCAGAAGATGGACTTGCGGCACAATTCCAACTAACATTCGAGGAAAGTCCATATTCAACAGAGTCAATGGACGCCTTGGAAATTATGATGGAGAAAGCGGATAATATTGTGAACGAAAGTGACGTAGATGGTGAATTGTACTTTGCTGGTGAAACTGCATCGAACTTAGATGATCGGTCAGCAAATAGCCGTGATCTAATCATCATTGTATTGCTTGAAACACTCTTAATCTTTATCTTATTAATTGTTTTAACGAAATCTATTAAAATGCCAATTTACATGATGGGTACTATTCTATTGTCCTTCTTGGCTGCACTTGGTCTTGGTATGTTCTTAACTAATTTATTCTTCGATATTGATACGATTAGTAATCGTGTTCCACTCTATTCGTTTGTGTTCTTAGTAGCACTAGGAATCGATTATAATATTATTCTTATATCTAGATATTTAGAGGAACGTGAAAAACATTCCGTTAAAGAAGCAGTTCAAATTGCAGTATCCCACACAGGTGGAGTTATTTCTTCAGCAGGTATCCTACTTGCTGCAACATTCGCTGTACTGATGACGCAGCCAATCCAACTGCTATTTGTTTTTGGATTTATCGTAGCAGTGGGAATTATCTTGGACACATTCTTAATTCGCGGAATTCTTTTACCCGCATTAATTGTCCTATTTGAGAAAGATAAAAAATAA
- a CDS encoding manganese catalase family protein, with translation MWVYEKKLLYPVEVTTCNPMLAKYLMEQYGGADGELAAALRYMNQRYTVPDKVIGLLTDISTEEFSHLEMLATMIYKLTKDATPEQLEKAGLGAHFVNHGHSLFYENAGGVPFTATYIQSKGDPIADLYEDIAAEEKARATYQWLIDISDDPGINDALRFLRERENIHSLRFREAVELLKDERDRKKIF, from the coding sequence ATGTGGGTTTATGAAAAAAAGCTGCTTTATCCCGTCGAAGTAACAACCTGTAATCCGATGCTCGCAAAATATCTTATGGAGCAATACGGAGGCGCTGACGGTGAACTGGCGGCTGCACTCAGATATATGAACCAGCGTTATACAGTTCCGGATAAAGTAATCGGACTGCTTACAGATATTTCCACCGAGGAATTCTCACATCTTGAAATGCTTGCGACGATGATTTATAAATTAACTAAGGATGCTACCCCTGAACAATTAGAAAAAGCCGGTTTAGGTGCACACTTTGTTAATCATGGTCATTCATTGTTCTATGAGAATGCTGGAGGTGTTCCATTTACAGCTACTTATATTCAATCTAAAGGAGATCCCATAGCCGATTTGTATGAGGATATTGCCGCGGAAGAAAAAGCACGCGCCACCTACCAATGGTTAATCGATATTTCAGATGATCCTGGTATCAATGATGCTTTACGTTTCTTAAGAGAACGGGAAAATATTCATTCTCTCCGATTCCGAGAAGCTGTTGAATTGCTTAAAGATGAAAGGGACCGGAAGAAGATTTTCTAA
- a CDS encoding spore coat protein CotJB, translating into MNAFDERMHLLKKVQQMDFVVVEWTLYTDTHPDDEDALEQWREAIKKAASARKQYENKFGPLSLKSIPSRQALEVGWRWNQDPWPWQL; encoded by the coding sequence ATGAATGCTTTTGATGAAAGAATGCATCTGTTAAAAAAAGTACAACAAATGGATTTTGTTGTTGTCGAATGGACATTATACACGGACACACATCCAGATGATGAAGATGCTTTAGAGCAATGGAGAGAAGCGATTAAAAAAGCTGCATCTGCACGCAAACAATACGAAAATAAATTTGGACCTTTATCCCTTAAATCCATTCCCTCTAGACAGGCGCTAGAAGTAGGCTGGCGCTGGAATCAAGACCCTTGGCCGTGGCAATTATGA
- a CDS encoding spore coat associated protein CotJA, protein MERPSYRGSYKPFVSPRDPCPPITVKYFVLPPQIFTNFQQPGLPQNSPEEALMQGSLWPKFVDGFSREEGIS, encoded by the coding sequence TTGGAACGTCCAAGTTATCGAGGAAGTTATAAGCCTTTTGTTTCACCACGGGATCCCTGCCCCCCGATTACCGTGAAGTATTTTGTGTTGCCCCCACAAATTTTCACAAATTTCCAGCAGCCTGGCCTACCGCAAAATTCTCCCGAGGAGGCACTAATGCAAGGTTCGCTCTGGCCTAAATTTGTGGATGGATTCTCCCGAGAGGAAGGAATTTCATGA
- a CDS encoding AEC family transporter has protein sequence MELVLIVLPVFIIFFIGFIGQKFIGFDIKSISTAALYLMSPFLAFRTFYTNALTMEYFYIVLFCLILAFILLIITWVTGTLMKTSRSELSAMILGGMFMNSGNYGAPVVLFALGATGFDYAVMIMVLHGLFINTFGIFFASLGGGEKATWQQSLHRVIRMPVVYAAALGIFLHETGLTVPQAVMDGVGLVADASIPTVMLVLGMQLAVISRKKVAYRYVAAVSVIRIIVSPLLAIGILYFLPVNDTVKQVAIILAAMPTAANTTMLALQFNTEPDLVSFTTLVTTLVSIISIPLVLFFLGIS, from the coding sequence GTGGAACTGGTTTTAATAGTTTTGCCCGTTTTTATTATTTTCTTTATCGGGTTTATTGGACAGAAATTTATTGGTTTCGATATTAAATCTATCTCTACAGCCGCGTTATACTTAATGTCTCCATTTTTAGCTTTCCGAACATTTTATACAAATGCCTTAACAATGGAATATTTTTATATTGTATTATTTTGTCTTATTTTAGCCTTCATTTTACTTATAATTACTTGGGTTACTGGAACTCTAATGAAGACTTCACGCTCGGAACTTTCTGCGATGATTTTAGGTGGAATGTTTATGAATAGTGGAAATTATGGAGCTCCGGTAGTGTTATTTGCTTTAGGGGCTACTGGTTTTGATTATGCTGTAATGATTATGGTTCTTCATGGTTTATTCATTAATACATTTGGTATATTCTTTGCATCTCTTGGTGGTGGAGAGAAGGCGACATGGCAGCAGTCCTTGCATCGGGTTATTAGGATGCCGGTCGTGTATGCAGCTGCACTCGGCATTTTTTTACACGAAACCGGACTGACTGTGCCACAGGCGGTAATGGATGGCGTCGGACTCGTTGCCGATGCATCGATACCAACAGTGATGCTTGTTCTCGGAATGCAATTAGCGGTCATTTCTCGGAAAAAAGTCGCTTATCGATACGTTGCTGCGGTTTCCGTTATTCGGATAATTGTATCTCCCCTTCTAGCGATTGGAATTTTATACTTCTTGCCGGTCAATGATACGGTCAAACAGGTTGCGATTATTTTAGCAGCTATGCCAACTGCAGCTAATACAACGATGTTAGCTTTGCAATTTAATACCGAACCGGATCTTGTTTCGTTTACAACTCTAGTTACAACGCTTGTCAGCATCATTTCTATTCCGTTAGTTTTATTTTTCTTAGGTATTTCCTAG
- a CDS encoding NADPH-dependent FMN reductase — protein sequence MSVEKLKIGIVVGSVRKGRNAEAVSNWMYNFATKRYDADYEIVDLINYRLPLLGQEIPSEQQEEANSAIKGWSEKMATYDGYIFVTPEYNHTVGGALKNALDYLNPELNNKAAGFVGYGSLGGARAHENMRLILGELQVADVRTAVTFSLMTDFENMSVFKPADYHEGNANTMLDQLLAWSGALKTLR from the coding sequence ATGTCAGTAGAAAAATTAAAAATTGGAATTGTAGTAGGTAGTGTAAGAAAAGGGCGTAATGCAGAGGCAGTTTCGAACTGGATGTATAATTTTGCTACAAAGAGATATGATGCAGACTATGAAATAGTTGATTTGATAAACTATAGATTACCTCTTCTTGGGCAAGAGATTCCTTCAGAACAACAGGAAGAAGCAAATTCGGCTATCAAAGGTTGGTCAGAGAAAATGGCTACGTATGATGGCTATATTTTCGTGACTCCAGAGTATAATCACACAGTAGGCGGAGCACTAAAAAATGCATTAGATTACTTAAATCCTGAGTTAAACAATAAGGCAGCTGGTTTTGTTGGATATGGTAGTTTAGGTGGAGCTCGTGCACATGAAAATATGCGTTTGATCTTAGGAGAGTTACAAGTTGCAGATGTTCGTACTGCTGTAACATTTTCACTAATGACGGATTTTGAAAATATGAGCGTATTTAAACCCGCTGACTATCATGAAGGAAATGCAAATACAATGCTTGACCAATTGCTTGCATGGAGCGGGGCTTTAAAAACACTTCGTTAA
- a CDS encoding 3-hydroxyacyl-CoA dehydrogenase, whose product MDINNKVAIVTGGASGLGHATVAHLLQKGARVVIFDVNEELAKKAIQELGENVAYEIVNVADESSVNKAIQQTVEKFGALHICVNCAGIAPPQKTVGKSGAIPLENFKKVIDVNLIGTFNTLRLAAAEMTKNDFLMESNDRGIIINTASVAAFEGQMGQAAYSASKAGIVGMTLPIARDLSSYGIRINAIAPGLFRTPMAAGLGDRVIEKLESLVEFPKRLGRPEEFATLVAFMIENEYINGEVIRLDGAIRMQPR is encoded by the coding sequence ATGGATATTAATAATAAAGTGGCCATTGTAACAGGTGGAGCATCTGGATTGGGGCATGCAACTGTTGCACATTTATTACAAAAGGGGGCAAGGGTAGTAATTTTTGATGTAAATGAAGAATTAGCAAAAAAGGCAATTCAAGAATTAGGAGAAAATGTAGCCTATGAAATAGTTAATGTTGCCGATGAAAGTTCTGTCAATAAAGCAATTCAGCAAACAGTAGAAAAATTTGGGGCATTACATATTTGTGTGAATTGTGCAGGTATAGCTCCTCCGCAAAAAACAGTTGGAAAATCTGGAGCAATACCATTAGAAAATTTCAAAAAAGTGATAGATGTGAATTTAATAGGGACGTTTAACACATTGAGATTAGCGGCTGCGGAAATGACAAAAAATGATTTCCTCATGGAATCCAATGACCGAGGTATTATTATCAATACAGCTTCAGTTGCAGCATTCGAGGGACAAATGGGGCAGGCAGCTTATAGTGCTAGTAAGGCAGGAATAGTGGGGATGACCTTGCCAATTGCAAGGGACCTATCTTCTTATGGAATACGTATTAATGCGATTGCTCCAGGGTTATTCCGTACACCTATGGCAGCAGGTTTAGGGGATAGAGTAATAGAGAAGCTAGAGTCATTAGTGGAATTTCCAAAGCGATTAGGTCGACCAGAAGAATTTGCTACACTAGTAGCTTTTATGATTGAAAACGAATATATCAATGGGGAAGTAATCCGATTAGACGGAGCAATTCGAATGCAACCGAGATAA